CAGATCGAGACGCTGTCTCAGGTGAGCAAGACCATCGCGTCCAATCGCTACTTGAGGGAGATCCTCCAGTTGATCGTGGCCATGACGGCCGAAATGATGAATTCGACCATCTGCTCCATCATGTTGCTGGATGAAGCAAAGCAGGAGCTGGAAATCGTGGCGACCCAAAGCCTGAGCGAAGAGTACCGGAAAAAACCGAATCTGAAAGTGGGCCAAAGCATCAGCGGTCAGGCGGTCCAGGAACGGCGGCCGATCGCCGTTCTGGACGTTACCCATGAACGGGGGTACATGTATGCCGATCTCGCCCGGAAGGAAGGGCTTCGATCCTTGCTTTCGGTTCCGATGATGATCAAGGATCGGGTTGTGGGCGTGATCAACAGTTATACCTCTCACGAACACAAGTTTTACGATGAAGAGATCAAGATCCTCCAGGCGGTCGCCAACCAATCGGCCGTCTCGATCGAGAACACGAAGCTGGTCCGCCAGTCGAACGAGATGCAGGAGGCGCTTGAGAACCGAAAGGCGGTGGAGCGGGCCAAAGGCGTTCTGATGCGTGAAAAAAGGATTGGCGAGGACGAGGCCTTTCGCATCATCCAACGCCAAAGCATGAATACCCGAAGGAGCATGAAGGAGATTTCCGAAGCCATTATTCTGGCCAGCGAAATTAAATAATACCCGGTTCAAGAACGCCCAAGGGGTAAATTCTTGCAGGGACGGCTTCCGCAGGCGCCCCTCAGGACCGCCTTGACAGGCCATCATTCGGTCATCGTTGAAAGGGGTAAAGATGCGCACATTACGTATTGCGTTGGCCCAGATCAACAGCACCGTCGGTGATCTGGAAGGCAATACCGAGAAAATATGCGAGTATATCGAAAAGGCCAAGGCCCTTGAGGCCGATCTCGTGGCCTTTCCCGAAATGGCCATTCCCGGTTATCCTCCCGAGGATCTACTTCTCAAACCGTCGTTTGTCCAGGACAACCTCGAAGCCCTTCAAATGGTGATCAAACAGACCAAAGGCATCACCGCCGTCGTGGGCATGGTGGACCGGCAGGACGACATCTATAACGGCGCGGCCCTGATCCATGACGGCGGCCTGGTCGCGATTTATCACAAGATCCACCTTCCCAATTACGGCGTGTTCGATGAGAACCGATATTTCCAGGCCGGGACGGACTGTCCCGTCATCGCGGCCCGGAACGTGGCGGTCGGCGTCAACATTTGCGAGGACCTCTGGCATCCGGAGGGGCCCGCACTGACCCAGGCGCTGGGCGGCGACGCCGAAGTGATCGTGAGCATCAACGCCTCGCCGTATCACCGCGGCAAGACGCGGTTCCGGGAACAGATGCTGGCGACCCGCGCGAGGGACAACAGCGTCATCGTGGCCTACGTGAACATGGTCGGGGGGCAGGACGAGTTGGTTTTTGACGGCCAGAGCGTGATCGTTGATCAAAACGGGCGGGTGATCGTCCATGGCCGTCCGTTTGAAGAAGAACTGATCCTGGCCGATCTGAACATCGACGGGGTGTTTCGAGCGCGCCTTCACGACCCGCGTCGTCGGCAAATGAAACTGGCCTTTATGGCCGAAAAGCCGCCCGTCAAACGGTTTGTTTTGCCGGGCCGGATTGAGCCGCCGAAGAAGCGGCCGCTCCATCCGCGGCCCTACGAA
The nucleotide sequence above comes from Nitrospiria bacterium. Encoded proteins:
- a CDS encoding GAF and ANTAR domain-containing protein; this translates as MITKEKRLKTDEEKIAQLKRSLSEKARELDLLRQISESISCNLDLDNVLKQIIDIVVQVTKADACLLYLYNDRNKELILRATKNPHPKLIGRVRLELGEGITGWVARERKLVAIAKNAHDDPRFRVFQNLPEDRYQAFLSIPVVSKNEVIGVINVQHKRPHHHSAGELALLTTIGHQVGGAIENARLYEEMKKKAIQIETLSQVSKTIASNRYLREILQLIVAMTAEMMNSTICSIMLLDEAKQELEIVATQSLSEEYRKKPNLKVGQSISGQAVQERRPIAVLDVTHERGYMYADLARKEGLRSLLSVPMMIKDRVVGVINSYTSHEHKFYDEEIKILQAVANQSAVSIENTKLVRQSNEMQEALENRKAVERAKGVLMREKRIGEDEAFRIIQRQSMNTRRSMKEISEAIILASEIK
- a CDS encoding NAD+ synthase; translated protein: MRTLRIALAQINSTVGDLEGNTEKICEYIEKAKALEADLVAFPEMAIPGYPPEDLLLKPSFVQDNLEALQMVIKQTKGITAVVGMVDRQDDIYNGAALIHDGGLVAIYHKIHLPNYGVFDENRYFQAGTDCPVIAARNVAVGVNICEDLWHPEGPALTQALGGDAEVIVSINASPYHRGKTRFREQMLATRARDNSVIVAYVNMVGGQDELVFDGQSVIVDQNGRVIVHGRPFEEELILADLNIDGVFRARLHDPRRRQMKLAFMAEKPPVKRFVLPGRIEPPKKRPLHPRPYEPLHPLMEVYRALTLGVKDYVTKNGFSKVVIGISGGIDSALTALIAVDALGKDNVVGILMPSQYTSAMSVEDSQLLTKALGVKLLVIPIKEVFQTYLKLFTKEFKGRAPDATEENLQARIRGNILMAFSNKFGWLVLTTGNKSEMSVGYATLYGDMAGGFAVIKDVPKTLVYELANHRNSLEKRPLIPQRIFKRPPTAELKPGQTDQDTLPPYPVLDPIVLAYVEEDIGFEEIVSMGHDRRTVEKVIRMVDHSEYKRRQAPIGIKITPRAFGRDRRVPITNQYKEIPGK